Proteins encoded together in one Larus michahellis chromosome 4, bLarMic1.1, whole genome shotgun sequence window:
- the SPATA2L gene encoding spermatogenesis-associated protein 2-like protein encodes MCAGSALRQECGQQYREEYRRCLEREFRRGRAGACSDPSFGERLRQRLGPEPALLGALQEDGPALLARGLRGRPDPGPALRGLAGAFRLLELAAVNLYLFPWRREFGTVQTFSGAYVHSLRPALPEADLVRSFGRLGYEQRDPHRLAITRLPPGPELVAAACGFFACRLECEILVEVVHRLRPRQLRPEELLEARQLAGDVEACVEMLQQQGAASDCGDGADLYQEMPASPEDTGGEDAATLALWRDRGSPRGARDVPRRGWDCCGDSGCGQEPVPSMGNPKPDTSSSSRLFLEQELGRASSPLSALAMGSGSPQVPGEAQDLPSAAPQEAPELPCYQLHSCLRRGVLPSYCCTTCQQLHAGACAAGQACRSRHHGQELRSERQQRLWLQRTEVDMLLADSSGPWS; translated from the exons ATGTGCGCGGGCTCGGCCCTGCGGCAGGAGTGCGGGCAGCAGTACCGGGAGGAGTACCGGCGCTGCTTGGAGCGGGAGttccgccggggccgcgccggggcctGCTCCGACCCCTCCTTCGGGGAGAGGCTGCGGCAGCGGCTGGGGCCGGAGCCGGCCCTGCTGGGGGCCCTGCAGGAGGACGGCCCGGCCCTGCTGGCCCgcgggctgcggggccgccccGACCCGGGGCCGGCGCTGCGGGGCCTGGCCGGCGCCTTCCGTTTGCTGGAGCTGGCGGCCGTCAATCTCTACCTCTTCCCCTGGCGCAGGGAGTTCGGCACCGTCCAG ACCTTCTCTGGCGCGTACGTGCACTCGCTGCGCCCGGCGCTCCCCGAAGCTGACCTGGTGCGGAGCTTTGGCCGGCTGGGCTATGAACAGCGCGACCCGCACCGCCTGGCCATCACCCGCCTACCCCCAGGGCCCGAGCTGGTTGCCGCCGCCTGCGGCTTCTTCGCCTGCCGGCTGGAGTGCGAGATCCTGGTGGAGGTGGTGCACCGGCTGCGGCCGCGCCAACTGCGtcctgaggagctgctggaggcacgGCAGCTGGCCGGGGATGTGGAGGCCTGCGTGGAGATGCTGCAGCAACAAGGGGCTGCCAGTGACTGTGGCGATGGTGCAGATCTCTACCAGGAGATGCCAGCCAGCCCTGAGGACACGGGGGGAGAGGACGCAGCCACCCTGGCACTATGGAGGGACCGTGGCAGCCCGCGGGGCGCTCGGGATGtgcccaggaggggctgggaCTGCTGTGGAGACAGTGGGTGTGGGCAGGAGCCGGTACCCTCCATGGGCAACCCCAAACCAgacacttcctcctcctctcgcCTCTTCCTGGAGCAGGAGCTCGGCAGGGCCAGCAGCCCGCTCTCTGCTCTAGCCATGGGGAGCGGAAGCCCCCAGGTGCCGGGGGAAGCCCAGGATTTGCCCTCCGCCGCCCCCCAGGAAGCCCCCGAGCTGCCCTGCTACCAGCTGCACTCCTGCCTGCGCCGGGGCGTGCTGCCTTCCTACTGCTGCACCACCTGCCAGCAGCTCCACGCCGGTGCCTGCGCGGCCGGGCAGGCCTGCCGCAGCCGCCACCACGGGCAGGAGCTGCGCAGCGAGAGACAGCAGCGGCTCTGGCTGCAGCGGACAGAGGTGGACATGCTGCTGGCCGACAGCTCCGGCCCCTGGTCCTAG
- the CDK10 gene encoding cyclin-dependent kinase 10 isoform X2, whose translation MDNEKDGMPISSLREITLLLQLRHPNIVELKDVVVGNHLESIFLVMGYCEQDLASLLENMQTPFSEAQVKCIILQVLKGLQYLHENYVIHRDLKVSNLLMTDKGCVKIADFGLARSYGMPPKPMTPKVVTLWYRAPELLLGMTTQTTSIDMWAMGCILAELLAHKPLLPGTSEIHQIDLIVQLLGTPNENIWPGFSKLPLVSQYTLRKQPYNNLKHKFPWLSEAGLRLLNFLFMYDPKKRATAKDCLESSYFKEKPLPCEPELMPTFPHHRNKRAATTSAGTESQAKRSKP comes from the exons ATGGACAATGAGAAAGATG GAATGCCCATCAGCAGCCTGCGGGAGAtcaccctgctcctgcagcttcgGCACCCCAACATCGTGGAGCTGAAGGACGTGGTTGTAGGGAACCATCTGGAGAG CATTTTCCTGGTGATGGGGTACTGCGAGCAGGACCTAGCCAGCCTTCTCGAGAACATGCAGACACCTTTTTCAGAGGCTCAG GTGAAGTGTATCATCCTGCAAGTCCTCAAGGGCCTGCAGTACCTTCATGAGAACTACGTCATCCACAG GGATCTGAAGGTATCCAACCTGCTCATGACTGACAAAGGCTGTGTGAAGATAG CTGATTTTGGACTGGCACGCTCCTATGGGATGCCACCAAAGCCGATGACCCCCAAAGTCGTCACGCTCTG GTACCGAGCGcccgagctgctgctggggatgaCAACCCAGACCACCAGCATCGACATGTG GGCCATGGGCTGCATCCTCGCCGAGCTGCTGGCCCACAAGCCGCTGCTGCCAGGCACCTCTGAGATCCACCAGATCGACCTCATCGTGCAGCTCCTGGGGACGCCCAACGAAAATATCTGGCCG GGTTTCTCCAAGCTGCCCCTGGTGAGTCAGTACACCCTGCGGAAGCAGCCCTACAACAACCTCAAGCACAAGTTCCCCTGGCTGTCGGAGGCCGGCCTGCGGCTGCTCAACTTCCTCTTCATGTACGATCCCAAGAAGCG GGCTACGGCAAAAGACTGCCTGGAGAGCTCCTACTTCAAGGAGAAGCCCCTGC CCTGCGAGCCAGAGCTCATGCCCACCTTCCCCCACCACCGCAACAAGCGAGCGGCCACCACCAGCGCAGGGACAGAGAGCCAGGCAAAGCGCAGCAAGCCCTGA
- the CDK10 gene encoding cyclin-dependent kinase 10 isoform X1 yields MRLCLTSRRTHGAGMAEGGSADGELEPLRLRRLRGEGFFEVPAADRLGRCRSVKEFEKLNRIGEGTYGIVYRARDTLTDETVALKKVRMDNEKDGMPISSLREITLLLQLRHPNIVELKDVVVGNHLESIFLVMGYCEQDLASLLENMQTPFSEAQVKCIILQVLKGLQYLHENYVIHRDLKVSNLLMTDKGCVKIADFGLARSYGMPPKPMTPKVVTLWYRAPELLLGMTTQTTSIDMWAMGCILAELLAHKPLLPGTSEIHQIDLIVQLLGTPNENIWPGFSKLPLVSQYTLRKQPYNNLKHKFPWLSEAGLRLLNFLFMYDPKKRATAKDCLESSYFKEKPLPCEPELMPTFPHHRNKRAATTSAGTESQAKRSKP; encoded by the exons ATGCGTCTGTGCTTGACGTCACGGCGCACGCATGGTGCCGGCATGGCGGAGGGGGGCTCTGCCGACGGGGAGCTGGAGCCgctgcggctgcggcggctgcggggcgagGGCTTCTTCGAGGTGCCGGCGGCCGACCgg CTGGGAAGATGCCGGAGCGTGAAGGAGTTCGAGAAGCTGAATCGGATTGGAGAGGGCACCTACGGCATAGTGT ACCGGGCCCGGGACACCCTGACGGATGAGACCGTGGCATTGAAGAAGGTGCGAATGGACAATGAGAAAGATG GAATGCCCATCAGCAGCCTGCGGGAGAtcaccctgctcctgcagcttcgGCACCCCAACATCGTGGAGCTGAAGGACGTGGTTGTAGGGAACCATCTGGAGAG CATTTTCCTGGTGATGGGGTACTGCGAGCAGGACCTAGCCAGCCTTCTCGAGAACATGCAGACACCTTTTTCAGAGGCTCAG GTGAAGTGTATCATCCTGCAAGTCCTCAAGGGCCTGCAGTACCTTCATGAGAACTACGTCATCCACAG GGATCTGAAGGTATCCAACCTGCTCATGACTGACAAAGGCTGTGTGAAGATAG CTGATTTTGGACTGGCACGCTCCTATGGGATGCCACCAAAGCCGATGACCCCCAAAGTCGTCACGCTCTG GTACCGAGCGcccgagctgctgctggggatgaCAACCCAGACCACCAGCATCGACATGTG GGCCATGGGCTGCATCCTCGCCGAGCTGCTGGCCCACAAGCCGCTGCTGCCAGGCACCTCTGAGATCCACCAGATCGACCTCATCGTGCAGCTCCTGGGGACGCCCAACGAAAATATCTGGCCG GGTTTCTCCAAGCTGCCCCTGGTGAGTCAGTACACCCTGCGGAAGCAGCCCTACAACAACCTCAAGCACAAGTTCCCCTGGCTGTCGGAGGCCGGCCTGCGGCTGCTCAACTTCCTCTTCATGTACGATCCCAAGAAGCG GGCTACGGCAAAAGACTGCCTGGAGAGCTCCTACTTCAAGGAGAAGCCCCTGC CCTGCGAGCCAGAGCTCATGCCCACCTTCCCCCACCACCGCAACAAGCGAGCGGCCACCACCAGCGCAGGGACAGAGAGCCAGGCAAAGCGCAGCAAGCCCTGA
- the CHMP1A gene encoding charged multivesicular body protein 1a codes for MDDTLFQLKFTAKQLEKLAKKAEKDSKAEQAKVKKALQQKNVECARVYAENAIRKKNEGLNWLRMSSRVDAVASKVQTAVTMKGVTKNMAQVTKALDKALSSMDLQKVSAVMDKFEQQVQNLDVHTSVMEDSMSSATTLTTPQEQVDSLIVQIAEENGLEIMDQLNQLPEGASAVGESSVRTQEDQLSRRLAALRN; via the exons atgGACG acACGCTCTTCCAGCTGAAG TTCACAGCGAAGCAGCTGGAGAAACTCGCTAAAAAAGCTGAGAAAGACTCTAAGGCCGAACAAGCCAAAGTTAAAAAG GCCCTTCAGCAGAAAAATGTGGAGTGCGCTCGTGTCTATGCAGAGAATGCCATCCGCAAGAAGAATGAGGGGCTTAACTGGCTCCGCATGTCTTCCCGGGTGGATGCGGTGGCCTCCAAGGTCCAGACAGCAGTGACAATGAAGGGG GTGACGAAAAACATGGCCCAGGTGACCAAGGCcttggacaaagccctgagctcCATGGACCTGCAGAAAGTGTCAGCGGTGATGGATAAATTTGAGCAGCAAGTTCAGAATTTGGATGTTCATACGTCG GTCATGGAGGACTCCATGAGCTCCGCTACCACGCTGACCACGCCGCAGGAGCAGGTGGACAGCCTCATCGTCCAGATCGCAGAGGAGAACGGCCTGGAGATCATGGACCAGCTCAACCAGCTCCCCGAGGGGGCTTCGGCAGTTGGGGAGAGCTCAGTCCGCACCCAGGAAGACCAGCTGTCGCGGAG GTTGGCTGCCTTGCGGAATTAA
- the DPEP1 gene encoding dipeptidase 1, whose translation MPGGSVVMAVLALRLLLPCTGQHHLEEAERIMTTTPVIDGHNDLPWQLLKRFNNQLGLPEANLTTLDGTHTNIPKLRQGHVGGQFWSVYVPCDTQNKDAVKRTLEQIDVVHRMCELYPETFSCVVDSTGIQQAFQNKKVASLIGVEGGHSIDSSLGVLRTFYHLGVRYMTLTHSCNTPWADNWLVDTGDDPPLHNGLSSFGKMVLAEMNRLGMIVDLAHVSVETMEAVLNLSKAPVIFSHSSAFSLCQNRRNVPDDVLKMVASTDSLVMINFYNNYVTCRDTATLADVADHMDHVKKVAGAQYVGFGGDYDGVTRLPTGLEDVSTYPALVAELLARNWTEAEVKAALAENLIRVFRKVEEVKANLQGTAPHETPIAFEELEGSCRTPYGYTDGAGTARLPPAALGLALALLHSLLS comes from the exons ATGCCAGGTGGGAGCGTGGTGATGGCAGTGCTGGCACTgcgcctgctcctgccctgcaccgGGCAGCATCACCTGGAGGAGGCCGAGCGCATCATGACCACCACGCCAGTCATCGACGG gcACAACGACCTGCCCTGGCAGCTCCTCAAGAGGTTCAACAACCAGCTGGGGCTGCCGGAGGCCAACCTCACGACGCTGGACGGCACCCACACCAACATCCCCAAACTGCGCCAGGGGCACGTGGGCGGGCAG TTCTGGTCGGTGTACGTGCCCTGCGACACGCAGAACAAGGACGCGGTGAAGCGCACGCTGGAGCAGATCGACGTGGTGCACCGCATGTGCGAGCTCTACCCCGAGACCTTCTCCTGCGTCGTCGACAGCACCG GCATCCAACAGGCTTTCCAGAACAAGAAGGTGGCCAGCCTCATCGGGGTGGAGGGCGGCCACTCCATCGACAGCAGCCTGGGCGTCCTGCGCACCTTCTACCACCTGGGTGTCCGCTACATGACCCTCACCCACAGCTGCAACACCCCCTG GGCTGACAACTGGCTGGTGGACACTGGGGACGATCCGCCTCTGCACAATGGCCTCTCGTCCTTTGGGAAG ATGGTGCTGGCGGAGATGAACCGCCTGGGCATGATCGTGGACCTGGCCCACGTCTCGGTGGAGACCATGGAGGCTGTGCTGAACCTCTCCAAAGCCCCCGTCATCTTCAGCCACTCCTCCGCCTTCAGCCTCTGCCAGAATCGCCGCAACGTGCCCGACGACGTGCTGAAGATGGTG GCCTCCACGGACAGCCTGGTGATGATCAACTTCTACAACAACTATGTGACATGCAGGGACACGGCCACGCTGGCCGACGTCGCAG ATCACATGGATCACGTGAAGAAGGTGGCCGGTGCCCAGTACGTCGGCTTCGGCGGGGACTATGACGGTGTCACGAG GCTCCCCACCGGCCTGGAGGACGTCTCCACGTACCCCGCGCTGGTGGCCGAGCTGCTGGCCAGGAACTGGACGGAGGCAGAGGTGAAGGCAGCCCTGGCTGAAAACCTGATCCGTGTCttcaggaaggtggaggag GTGAAGGCGAACCTGCAAGGCACGGCTCCCCACGAGACGCCCATCGCCTTCGAGGAGCTGGAGGGATCGTGCAGGACCCCCTACGGGTACACCGACGGCGCTGGCACAGCCCGGCTCCCGccggcagccctggggctggcgcTGGCCCTGCTCCACTCCCTGCTCTCCTAG
- the LOC141743132 gene encoding sulfotransferase 2B1-like, with protein MDRMEVTETFAGISLPGHLHTQDSLSFAATFQFRPTDVVIATYPKSGTTWMQEILTLLFSHGDVLPAKTIPNWERAPWLEQIYFRDALQDTATRRLITTHLPAHVLAPALQQSKAKVIYVARNPKDVAVSFYHFHRLAKFLPDPGSFDTFLTQFLEGTVHYGSWFDHVKGWLGQRQLLDIIYVTYEELHQDLRGTAQRLSAFLGCPLGPETLAALEEHCSFVAMRDNAMANYSLIPSEIMDHSQGRFMRKGVVGDWRDHFSPLQNALFNRLYQEEMGDSELPARWPMA; from the exons ATGGATCGGATGGAGGTGACCGAGACCTTTGCCGGCATCTCCCTGCCCGGCCACCTCCACACCCAGGACTCCCTCAGCTTCGCCGCCACCTTCCAATTCCGCCCCACCGACGTGGTCATCGCCACCTACCCCAAATCGG GCACCACGTGGATGCAGGAGATCCTGACGCTGCTCTTCAGCCACGGGGACGTCCTGCCAGCCAAGACCATCCCCAACTGGGAGCGGGCGCCCTGGCTGGAGCAGATCTACTTCAGGGATGCGCTGCAGGACACGGCCACCCGCCGGCTCATCACCACCCACTTGCCTGCCCACGTCCTGGCCCCCGCCCTGCAGCAGAGCAAGGccaag gtgATCTATGTGGCCAGGAACCCCAAGGATGTCGCCGTCTCCTTCTACCACTTCCACCGCCTGGCCAAGTTCCTGCCCGACCCCGGCTCCTTCGACACCTTTCTCACGCAGTTCCTCGAGGGCACGG tGCACTACGGCTCCTGGTTTGACCACGTCAAGGGCTGGTTGGGCCAGCGGCAGCTCCTGGACATCATCTATGTCACCTACGAGGAGCTGCACCAG GACCTGCGCGGCACGGCGCAGCGGCTCAGCGCCTTCCTGGGCTGCCCGCTGGGACCGGAGACGCTGGCAGCCCTGGAGGAGCACTGCAGCTTCGTCGCCATGCGGGACAACGCCATGGCCAACTACTCCCTCATCCCCTCCGAAATCATGGACCACAGCCAGGGACGCTTCATGAGGAAAG GTGTGGTGGGGGACTGGCGCGACCACTTCTCCCCTCTGCAAAACGCCCTCTTCAACCGCCTCTACCAGGAGGAGATGGGCGACTCGGAGCTGCCCGCGCGCTGGCCCATGGCctga
- the CPNE7 gene encoding copine-7 has product MPFAHGAACPPSRPAAHRATATMGEATEPSPQAPLAVLSKVELRVSCKHLLDRDTLNKSDPCVLLLMQSQGQWMEVDRSEVIKSNLNPVFAKIFTVDYYFEEVQKLRFEVYDSHGHAGVGTHDDDFLGGMECTVGQIVAQKRVTKPLFLKYGKFAGKSTITVISEEISGNNGYVELAFRAKKLDDKDLFSKSDPFLEIYRIDDDRSEQLVYRTEVVKNNLSPIWEPFKVSLNSLCSCEEKRKLRCVVWDYDSRGKHDFIGEFFTTFEEMQKAMGENKVQWDCMNPKYKIKKRNYKNSGVVVLLDLKIHRVYSFLDYIMGGCQIHFTVAIDFTASNGDPRNSCSLHYINPYQPNEYLKALVAVGEICQDYDSDKKFSALGFGARIPPKYEVSHDFAINFNPDNDECEGIQGVVESYQSCLPKIQLYGPTNVAPIISKVARVAADEERTKEASQYFILLILTDGVVTDMADTREAIVRASYLPMSIIIVGVGNADFTDMQILDGDDGILRSPKGEPVLRDIVQFVPFREFKNASPTALAKCVLAEVPKQVVEYYSYKAFPPRCPQPETPDSNLSSPQ; this is encoded by the exons atGCCCTTCGCCCACGGGGCCGCCTGCCCCCCGTCGCGCCCGGCCGCCCACCGTGCCACGGCCACCATGGGTGAGGCCACTGAGCCGTCACCCCAGGCCCCGCTGGCCGTCCTCTCCAAGGTGGAGCTGCGGGTGAGCTGTAAGCACCTCCTGGACCGCGACACGCTCAACAAGTCGGACCCCTGTGTCCTGCTGCTGATGCAGTCCCAGGGCCAGTGGATGGAG GTGGACCGCAGCGAGGTCATCAAGAGCAACCTCAACCCCGTCTTCGCCAAGATCTTCACGGTGGACTACTACTTCGAGGAGGTGCAGAAGCTGCGGTTCGAGGTGTACGACAGCCACGGGCACGCCGGCGTGGGCACGCACGACGATGACTTCCTGGGGGGCATGGAGTGCACCGTGGGGCAG ATCGTGGCGCAGAAGCGGGTGACGAAGCCGCTGTTCCTCAAGTACGGGAAGTTCGCGGGCAAGTCCACCATCACG GTCATCTCGGAGGAGATCTCGGGGAACAACGGCTACGTGGAGCTCGCCTTCCGGGCCAAGAAGCTGGATGACAAG gaCCTCTTCAGCAAGTCGGACCCCTTCCTGGAGATCTACCGCATCGATGATGACCGCAGCGAGCAGCTGGTGTACCGCACCGAG GTGGTGAAGAACAACCTGAGCCCCATCTGGGAGCCCTTCAAGGTCTCCCTCAACTCGCTCTGCAGCTGcgaggagaagaggaagctgagg TGTGTGGTGTGGGACTACGACTCGCGGGGCAAACACGACTTCATCGGGGAGTTCTTCACCACCTTCGAGGAGATGCAGAAGGCGATGGGGGAGAACAAG GTGCAGTGGGACTGCATGAACCCCAAGTACAAAATCAAGAAGCGCAACTACAAGAACTCGGGGGTCGTGGTGCTGCTGGACCTGAAG ATCCACAGGGTCTACTCCTTCCTGGACTACATCATGGGCGGCTGCCAGATCCACTTCACG GTGGCCATCGACTTCACGGCCTCCAACGGGGACCCCCGAAACAGCTGCTCCCTGCACTACATCAACCCCTACCAGCCCAACGAGTACCTCAAGGCGCTGGTGGCGGTGGGCGAGATCTGCCAGGACTATGACAG CGATAAGAAATTCTCAGCTCTGGGCTTTGGTGCAAGGATCCCCCCCAAGTACGAG GTCTCCCACGATTTCGCCATCAACTTCAACCCCGACAACGACGAGTGCGAGG GCATCCAGGGTGTCGTGGAGTCCTACCAGAGCTGTCTGCCCAAAATCCAGCTCTATGGCCCCACCAACGTGGCCCCCATCATCTCCAAGGTGGCTCGTGTGGCAGCCGATGAGGAGAGGACGAAGGAGGCTTCG caatACTTCATCCTGCTGATCCTGACGGACGGGGTGGTGACGGACATGGCAGACACGCGGGAGGCCATCGTCCGCGCCTCCTACCTGCCCATGTCCATCATCATCGTCGGGGTGGGCAACGCCGACTTCACGGACATGCAGATCCTGGACGGGGACGACGGCATCCTGCGCTCCCCCAAGGGCGAGCCCGTCCTCCGCGACATCGTCCAGTTCGTCCCTTTCCGGGAGTTCAAGAAT GCGTCACCGACGGCCCTGGCAAAGTGCGTGCTGGCGGAGGTGCCCAAGCAGGTGGTGGAGTACTACAGCTACAAGGCCttcccgccccgctgcccccagcccgaGACCCCCGACTCCAACCTCAGCTCGCCCCAGTGA